One Bartonella sp. TP genomic window carries:
- a CDS encoding septum formation initiator family protein — MEPQQLGYLGTRPKRYNIWIRLVGVLLIFYFAYHSYCGAFGLRVYAQQEGCWQKLQLQYEALLHERLALEKRAKLLRDATVDKDVLDEYARKNLNLAKKNEYVIPLTHGDLGP, encoded by the coding sequence GTGGAGCCACAGCAGCTGGGATATTTAGGGACGCGCCCTAAGCGATATAATATCTGGATCAGACTCGTCGGCGTATTGCTGATTTTTTATTTTGCTTATCATAGCTATTGCGGTGCATTTGGCTTGCGTGTGTATGCACAGCAAGAAGGCTGCTGGCAAAAGTTACAGCTGCAATATGAAGCTTTGCTGCACGAGCGGCTTGCTTTAGAAAAAAGGGCCAAGCTTTTGCGCGATGCTACGGTGGACAAAGATGTTTTGGACGAATATGCCCGTAAAAACTTGAACCTAGCCAAGAAAAATGAGTATGTAATTCCCTTAACCCATGGTGATCTAGGGCCATAA
- a CDS encoding pyruvate dehydrogenase complex E1 component subunit beta, whose protein sequence is MAIEILMPALSPTMEQGKLVKWLKKEGDQIKAGDVLAEIETDKAIMEFEAVDEGVLSRLLVPESSNSIKVNSPIAILTIEGEGQDKVAALTTPLPTASIVTSASTPAAASADSSLLTVREALNQALAEEMRRDETVFLLGEEVAQYQGAYKVSQGLLEEFGEKRVVDTPITEYGFAGLGVGAAFVGLRPVVEFMTFNFAMQAIDHIINSAAKTRYMSGGQIEVPIVFRGPNGAAARVGAQHSQCYAAWYSHIPGLKVVMPYSAADAKGLLKAAIRENNPVIFLENELLYGHKFPMPDREDSTIEIGKASVYKTGQHVTIVSFGIGMHYVVQALPELTKLGIDAEIIDLRTIRPMDLPTVIDSVKKTGRLITVEEGFPQSSVGEHIATRVMQEAFDYLDAPILTIAGKDVPMPYAANLEKLALPNIAEIISAAKAVTYTG, encoded by the coding sequence ATGGCTATAGAAATTTTAATGCCAGCCTTATCTCCGACTATGGAACAAGGCAAGTTGGTAAAATGGCTAAAAAAAGAGGGTGACCAAATTAAAGCCGGGGACGTTTTGGCCGAGATAGAAACGGACAAAGCTATTATGGAGTTTGAAGCCGTTGATGAAGGCGTTCTTTCGAGATTATTAGTGCCAGAAAGTAGCAATTCTATTAAAGTTAATAGCCCCATAGCTATTTTAACAATAGAGGGAGAGGGGCAAGATAAAGTAGCAGCCTTAACGACACCTTTGCCTACGGCCTCTATTGTCACATCTGCTTCTACACCTGCGGCAGCTTCTGCGGACTCTTCTTTGCTAACAGTGCGTGAGGCGCTTAATCAAGCACTAGCAGAAGAGATGCGTAGAGACGAGACGGTTTTTTTATTAGGCGAAGAAGTAGCTCAATATCAGGGTGCTTACAAAGTTAGCCAAGGTTTACTAGAAGAATTTGGCGAAAAGCGAGTAGTGGATACACCAATAACCGAATATGGTTTTGCTGGGCTTGGCGTTGGTGCTGCTTTTGTTGGGCTGCGGCCAGTGGTAGAGTTTATGACTTTTAATTTTGCCATGCAGGCTATTGATCATATTATAAATTCAGCGGCAAAAACTCGCTATATGTCTGGTGGGCAGATAGAGGTGCCGATAGTTTTTCGTGGTCCGAATGGTGCAGCGGCAAGGGTAGGAGCTCAGCATTCGCAATGTTATGCGGCTTGGTATTCGCATATACCTGGGCTAAAGGTAGTGATGCCTTACAGTGCAGCTGATGCTAAGGGATTACTAAAGGCTGCAATACGCGAGAATAATCCGGTGATTTTTTTGGAAAATGAGCTATTATATGGGCATAAATTTCCTATGCCCGATAGAGAAGATTCAACCATAGAAATCGGTAAAGCTTCTGTCTATAAAACTGGACAACATGTGACTATAGTTTCTTTTGGCATAGGCATGCATTATGTCGTGCAGGCTTTGCCGGAGTTAACAAAATTGGGCATAGATGCCGAAATTATAGATTTACGCACCATTAGGCCAATGGATTTACCTACCGTTATAGATTCCGTTAAGAAGACTGGGCGCTTAATAACGGTAGAAGAGGGTTTTCCGCAGTCAAGTGTTGGCGAGCATATTGCTACTAGAGTTATGCAAGAGGCGTTTGATTATTTGGATGCGCCAATTTTAACCATTGCGGGCAAGGATGTACCTATGCCTTATGCGGCGAATTTAGAAAAATTGGCGTTGCCAAATATCGCAGAGATAATTTCTGCGGCTAAAGCGGTAACTTATACTGGTTAA
- the kdsA gene encoding 3-deoxy-8-phosphooctulonate synthase, which yields MLANVVNIGGVTCSNKSKLMLIAGPCQIESKQHSFDMAGILQNIAKKLDIGLVYKSSFDKANRTSLNSQRGVGLEQGLAIFEALKAEFNIPIITDVHLPEQCAEVAEIVDVLQIPAFLCRQTDLLVAAAQTGRVINVKKGQFLAPWDMKHVVEKLVQSGNSQVLLTERGTCFGYNRLITDMRALSIMAEFGTPIIFDATHSVQMPGGLDGSSGGERGFVASLARAAVAVGVAGVFLETHQDPDLAPSDGPNMIKLQDLPFLLEELLEYDKLAKGRHLK from the coding sequence ATGCTAGCTAATGTTGTTAATATAGGCGGGGTTACCTGCTCTAATAAGAGCAAATTGATGCTTATAGCCGGGCCGTGCCAAATAGAAAGCAAGCAGCATAGCTTTGATATGGCAGGAATTTTACAAAATATCGCCAAGAAATTAGATATTGGGCTGGTGTATAAATCTAGCTTTGATAAGGCGAATCGTACTTCTTTGAATAGTCAGCGTGGGGTGGGGCTGGAACAGGGGTTAGCGATTTTTGAAGCTTTGAAAGCAGAATTTAATATACCAATTATTACCGATGTTCATTTACCGGAGCAATGCGCAGAAGTAGCTGAGATTGTTGATGTATTGCAGATTCCTGCCTTTTTATGCCGGCAGACTGATCTGCTAGTTGCGGCCGCGCAGACGGGCCGAGTTATAAATGTGAAAAAGGGCCAATTTTTGGCACCATGGGACATGAAGCATGTGGTAGAAAAATTAGTGCAAAGTGGCAATAGCCAGGTGCTGTTGACAGAAAGAGGCACATGCTTTGGTTATAATAGATTAATCACTGATATGCGAGCACTTTCGATAATGGCAGAATTTGGCACCCCAATAATATTTGACGCTACTCATAGCGTGCAAATGCCCGGCGGATTAGATGGCAGCTCAGGTGGTGAGCGTGGCTTTGTGGCCAGCTTGGCTCGCGCCGCGGTTGCTGTGGGGGTAGCGGGTGTTTTTTTAGAAACTCATCAAGATCCTGATTTGGCGCCTTCTGATGGGCCAAATATGATCAAATTGCAGGATTTGCCGTTTTTGTTAGAAGAACTGCTGGAATATGATAAATTAGCTAAAGGAAGACATTTAAAATGA
- a CDS encoding pyruvate dehydrogenase complex dihydrolipoamide acetyltransferase, with translation MSIEILMPALSPTMESGKLGKWLKNEGDAVKIGETIAEIETDKATMELESIEDGILAKILVPAGSEGVRINSVIAILAQEGEKLEDYQVAKAAAPIQVSAAAPLTNEPAIKAAEPIALAKTMQLFSSPLARRLAKENAIELKQLQGTGAYGRIVKRDVEAFLRNPQRGAVKNAETEDKILELYEQGEYELVPHDSMRQIIASRLSASKQSVPHFYMSVDCELDKLIALRKELNSAAPMSTKEDMPAYKLSINDFIIKAVANSLMSVPEANVSWLSHAMLKHKSANIGVAVAIENGLITPIVKSAEKKSIVTISNEMKDLITRAKAKKLKPLEYQGGSAAISNLGMYGIKEFSAILNPPQSVIFAIGAADMRAIVKNDSIIPAKLMTVTISADHRAINGADAAKLIQAFKWAIEHPYAMLV, from the coding sequence ATGTCTATTGAAATTTTAATGCCAGCATTATCTCCTACGATGGAGTCTGGTAAGCTAGGTAAATGGCTAAAAAATGAAGGTGATGCAGTAAAAATAGGCGAAACTATTGCTGAAATCGAAACAGACAAGGCAACCATGGAGTTAGAGTCGATTGAAGACGGCATCTTGGCCAAGATTCTGGTGCCTGCTGGTAGCGAAGGGGTTAGGATTAACAGTGTCATTGCTATTCTCGCGCAAGAGGGCGAAAAGTTAGAAGATTACCAAGTAGCGAAAGCCGCCGCGCCTATTCAGGTTAGTGCTGCTGCACCATTAACGAATGAGCCGGCGATTAAAGCTGCTGAGCCAATCGCGTTGGCAAAAACTATGCAGCTATTTAGCTCTCCGCTTGCGCGAAGATTGGCCAAAGAAAATGCGATAGAGTTGAAGCAGCTTCAAGGCACGGGGGCTTATGGCCGCATTGTAAAGAGAGATGTTGAGGCCTTTTTGCGCAATCCACAGCGCGGCGCCGTAAAAAATGCCGAAACAGAAGATAAAATATTAGAATTATATGAGCAAGGCGAATATGAATTGGTGCCTCATGATTCTATGCGACAAATTATTGCTTCGCGTTTGTCGGCTTCCAAACAATCGGTGCCGCATTTTTACATGAGTGTTGATTGCGAGCTAGATAAATTAATAGCTTTGCGCAAAGAGCTTAATAGTGCGGCGCCGATGTCGACGAAAGAAGACATGCCAGCTTATAAATTGTCTATAAATGACTTTATAATCAAGGCTGTAGCCAATTCATTGATGTCTGTGCCAGAAGCTAACGTTTCTTGGCTTTCGCATGCAATGCTCAAGCATAAATCGGCGAATATCGGTGTAGCTGTTGCTATAGAAAATGGTTTGATTACGCCTATTGTGAAATCTGCTGAAAAAAAATCGATTGTTACGATTTCGAATGAGATGAAAGACCTAATAACTAGGGCAAAAGCCAAAAAGCTAAAGCCTTTGGAATATCAGGGCGGTAGCGCGGCGATATCGAATCTTGGTATGTATGGTATAAAGGAGTTTTCGGCTATATTAAACCCGCCGCAATCAGTGATTTTTGCTATCGGCGCTGCGGATATGCGCGCTATTGTTAAAAACGACTCGATTATACCCGCGAAGCTCATGACAGTAACTATTTCTGCTGATCATCGAGCAATTAATGGGGCTGATGCTGCTAAATTGATACAGGCTTTTAAATGGGCAATAGAGCACCCCTATGCGATGTTGGTATAG
- the secG gene encoding preprotein translocase subunit SecG: MQTVLLILQLFVVISLIVVILLQPSEGGALGFGGNKDFMSVRGTKNVLTKLTTILATCFFVLTLLLIVVSNVAISGSGVLQKIPTTNATVPLKDSGLQVKPITITIPDNKLKQGNGSK, encoded by the coding sequence ATGCAAACCGTTCTATTAATTTTACAATTATTTGTTGTTATATCACTTATCGTAGTTATCTTGCTGCAGCCTTCTGAGGGTGGGGCGTTAGGCTTTGGCGGTAATAAGGACTTTATGTCGGTGCGCGGTACTAAAAATGTGCTTACTAAACTTACAACAATATTAGCTACATGTTTTTTTGTACTGACTTTATTGCTAATTGTAGTTTCTAATGTCGCCATTTCTGGCTCTGGTGTGTTACAAAAAATACCTACAACTAACGCGACAGTACCGCTAAAGGATTCTGGCCTGCAAGTTAAACCTATTACCATAACGATTCCAGATAATAAACTTAAGCAGGGTAATGGCAGCAAATAG
- the eno gene encoding phosphopyruvate hydratase — protein sequence MTAIVDIVGRELLDSRGNPALEVEVVLEDGSAGTVIVPSGASTGTHEALELRDGGSRYNGKGVLKAVSNVTQELFEAISGMDSEDQIAIDTAMIKLDGTLNKERLGANAILGVSIAVAKATAQSYGQSLYRYIGGLYAHILPTPMMNIINGGVHADNPLDFQEFMIIPRGALSFREAMRWGVEIFHVLKAELKHAGHNINVGDEGGFAPGLANADQSLDFILKAIEKAGLRPGVDVAIGLDCAATELYQNKLYHYAGESLGRSQKDQVNYLANLVANYPIISIEDGMAEDDWEGWAQLTQLIGKKCQLVGDDLFVTNPDRLSKGLENNIANAILIKMNQIGTLTETLQTIEMAHRGGYNTIMSHRSGESEDHTIADLAVAMNCGQIKTGSLARSDRVAKYNQLLRIEEELGKAAAYAGNRFFVKFGQ from the coding sequence ATGACAGCTATTGTAGATATAGTAGGCCGAGAATTATTGGATTCTCGTGGTAATCCCGCATTAGAGGTAGAAGTTGTTTTAGAAGATGGCTCCGCTGGCACTGTTATCGTGCCATCTGGTGCCTCTACTGGCACCCATGAGGCGCTAGAGCTGCGTGACGGCGGGAGTCGTTATAATGGTAAAGGGGTATTAAAGGCCGTATCCAATGTTACGCAAGAGCTGTTTGAGGCTATTTCTGGTATGGATAGTGAAGATCAAATTGCTATAGATACAGCTATGATAAAATTAGACGGTACGCTAAATAAAGAGCGCTTGGGAGCAAATGCCATTTTAGGCGTTTCCATTGCTGTGGCCAAGGCCACGGCGCAGTCTTATGGGCAGTCTTTATATCGCTATATTGGCGGGCTGTATGCGCATATTTTGCCAACCCCGATGATGAATATTATTAATGGTGGTGTCCATGCTGATAATCCGCTGGATTTTCAAGAATTTATGATAATTCCGCGCGGCGCTTTGAGCTTTCGCGAGGCTATGCGCTGGGGCGTTGAGATTTTTCATGTGTTAAAAGCAGAGCTAAAGCATGCTGGGCATAATATTAATGTCGGGGATGAGGGAGGCTTTGCCCCGGGCTTGGCCAATGCTGACCAAAGTTTGGACTTTATTTTGAAAGCAATAGAAAAAGCAGGCCTAAGGCCAGGCGTAGATGTTGCCATTGGGCTTGATTGTGCAGCTACGGAGCTTTATCAGAACAAGCTTTATCATTATGCTGGTGAGTCTCTTGGTCGATCGCAAAAAGATCAGGTTAATTATTTAGCTAATTTGGTTGCGAATTATCCCATAATATCGATAGAAGATGGTATGGCAGAGGATGATTGGGAAGGCTGGGCGCAGCTTACACAGCTTATTGGCAAAAAATGCCAGTTGGTAGGGGATGATTTATTTGTTACTAATCCAGACCGGTTGAGCAAAGGGCTCGAGAATAATATTGCCAACGCCATTTTAATAAAGATGAATCAAATAGGCACGCTTACAGAAACTTTGCAGACGATAGAAATGGCCCATCGAGGCGGCTATAATACTATTATGTCGCATCGCTCTGGCGAAAGTGAGGACCATACGATTGCCGATTTGGCGGTAGCTATGAATTGCGGGCAAATTAAAACTGGTTCGCTGGCACGGTCGGACCGGGTGGCAAAATATAATCAATTGTTGCGAATAGAAGAAGAGCTGGGCAAGGCTGCTGCTTATGCTGGTAATAGATTTTTTGTCAAATTTGGTCAGTAA
- the pdhA gene encoding pyruvate dehydrogenase (acetyl-transferring) E1 component subunit alpha, translated as MVTPVSNDDFLLHAKNFTLSKEQELEIYEDMLLLRRFEERAGQLYGMGLIGGFCHLYIGQEAVVVGSMRATKAGDATITSYRDHGHILAAGVAPQMVMAELAGRKSGVSKGKGGSMHMFSRQHHFYGGHGIVAAQVPIGTGIAFANKYKGNDNVCLTYFGDGAANQGQVYESYNMASLWKLPVLYIVENNMYAMGTSVARASAEVDFAKRGLAFDVPGVKIDGMDVHRVFEATSAALDYIRNGNGPVILDVQTYRYRGHSMSDPAKYRTKEELENMRGHHDPIERLKISLIERSIASEVELKEIDKKVRAVVTEAAQFAQQEPEPNENELYSDILA; from the coding sequence TTGGTTACCCCGGTTAGTAATGACGATTTTCTGCTGCATGCGAAAAATTTTACTCTGTCGAAAGAACAAGAGCTAGAGATATACGAAGATATGTTGTTGTTAAGAAGGTTTGAAGAAAGAGCCGGGCAGCTATATGGCATGGGTTTAATTGGCGGGTTTTGCCATCTTTATATTGGACAAGAAGCTGTGGTTGTAGGCAGTATGCGCGCTACTAAAGCTGGCGACGCTACTATAACTTCGTATCGTGATCATGGGCATATTTTAGCTGCTGGTGTTGCGCCACAAATGGTTATGGCAGAGCTTGCTGGGCGTAAAAGTGGCGTTTCAAAAGGCAAGGGCGGCTCTATGCATATGTTTTCGCGGCAGCATCATTTTTACGGTGGCCATGGTATTGTTGCTGCGCAGGTGCCAATAGGTACTGGCATTGCCTTTGCTAATAAATATAAAGGCAATGACAATGTCTGCCTAACCTATTTTGGCGATGGTGCGGCTAATCAAGGCCAGGTATATGAGAGTTATAATATGGCTTCGCTATGGAAATTGCCTGTATTATATATCGTAGAAAATAATATGTATGCTATGGGCACTTCTGTGGCGCGTGCTTCGGCCGAGGTAGATTTTGCCAAAAGGGGCTTAGCTTTTGATGTGCCGGGTGTAAAAATCGACGGTATGGATGTTCATCGCGTTTTCGAGGCAACAAGCGCCGCTTTGGATTATATTAGAAATGGCAATGGTCCGGTTATCCTAGATGTGCAGACTTATCGTTATCGTGGGCATTCTATGTCTGACCCGGCGAAATATAGAACCAAAGAAGAGTTAGAAAATATGCGGGGCCATCACGACCCGATAGAGCGTCTTAAAATTAGCTTAATTGAGCGCTCCATAGCTAGCGAAGTGGAGTTGAAAGAGATTGACAAAAAGGTGCGCGCAGTGGTAACCGAAGCTGCGCAATTTGCTCAGCAAGAGCCAGAGCCAAACGAAAATGAGCTTTATAGTGATATTTTGGCTTAA
- the tpiA gene encoding triose-phosphate isomerase, which produces MQAPLGGGLNNTKPRAMLVGNWKMHGLKKSLQQLQGLTGLLADEVVAVLCLPATLINEACDIICAKNIELQLGAQDCHWQQSGAYTGDISALMLKDSGASYVLLGHGERRKYHCETNELIAAKAQIALHVGLLPIICIGETEDVRRKGEHFSFLKQQLMQSLPSDMAKIESIAVAYEPLWAIGTGNIAQAEEIAAVHSFIRAELLARYGNAAAQISLLYGGSVKADNVGSIVNVPHVNGVLVGGASLLIKDFLQIYDIIKKNIC; this is translated from the coding sequence ATGCAAGCACCCTTGGGCGGTGGATTAAACAATACAAAGCCAAGAGCTATGTTAGTTGGTAATTGGAAAATGCATGGACTAAAAAAATCTTTGCAACAATTACAAGGATTAACAGGGCTTTTAGCGGATGAAGTGGTCGCTGTTTTGTGTTTGCCAGCTACGCTTATTAATGAAGCTTGCGATATAATCTGTGCTAAAAATATAGAGCTGCAGCTTGGGGCGCAAGATTGCCATTGGCAACAAAGCGGCGCGTATACTGGCGATATTTCTGCTTTAATGCTTAAAGATAGCGGTGCGTCATATGTGTTGCTTGGGCATGGGGAGCGGCGTAAATATCATTGTGAGACCAATGAGTTGATTGCTGCTAAGGCGCAAATTGCATTGCATGTTGGGCTCTTGCCGATTATCTGTATCGGTGAAACCGAGGATGTTAGGCGAAAGGGTGAGCATTTTTCTTTTTTGAAACAGCAATTAATGCAAAGCCTGCCTAGCGATATGGCAAAGATTGAGTCTATTGCTGTGGCTTATGAGCCGTTATGGGCCATCGGTACAGGCAACATAGCGCAGGCAGAAGAAATTGCCGCTGTACATAGTTTTATCAGAGCAGAGTTATTGGCCCGCTATGGTAATGCGGCGGCCCAAATATCCTTGCTTTATGGGGGGTCTGTCAAGGCAGATAATGTGGGTTCTATAGTAAATGTGCCGCATGTTAATGGCGTTCTTGTTGGTGGTGCCAGCTTGTTGATAAAGGATTTTTTGCAAATATATGACATTATCAAAAAAAATATTTGCTAG
- a CDS encoding CTP synthase, giving the protein MAKYIFITGGVVSSLGKGIAAASLAALLKARGYKTCLRKLDPYLNVDPGTMSPYQHGEVFVTDDGAETDLDLGHYERFTGSSARRTDSITTGKIYKNIIERERRGDYLGATVQVIPHVTDEIKSFVVQDNSLYDFIICEIGGTVGDIEAMPFLEAIRQLHNELDRYDSIFIHLTLVPYIPAAGELKTKPTQHSVKELQSLGIAPDILLVRCDRALPEAERKKLSLFCNVRPSAVIQALDVDSIYDVPLFYHEQGFDAEVLRSFHLETAKQPDLTIWQNISQKIHNPRQEVNIAIVGKYVALKDAYKSLIEALSHGGLANYAKVNIQWMAAENFEKGNPAEFLKNSHAVLIPGAFGMRGAEGKIEAIRYAREHNLPFFGICFGMQLACIEVARNMLGLKNASSTEFGLCDEPVIGLMTEWLKGEALEKRTALGDLGGTMRLGAYETKLRPGSHAASIYGSEIVSERHRHRFEVNMDYRDRLEAVGLLFSGLSPDGLLPEIVEFKDHPWFIGVQYHPELKSRPFEPHPLFVSFIEAGLKYKARLGE; this is encoded by the coding sequence ATGGCAAAGTATATTTTTATTACGGGTGGTGTAGTTTCCTCATTGGGAAAAGGTATAGCCGCCGCGTCTCTGGCTGCGTTGTTAAAGGCTCGTGGGTATAAAACTTGCTTGCGAAAACTAGACCCATATCTTAATGTCGATCCTGGCACTATGTCGCCTTATCAACATGGTGAGGTGTTTGTTACGGACGACGGTGCAGAAACCGATTTGGATTTAGGCCATTATGAGCGTTTTACTGGTTCTTCGGCCCGCAGAACAGACAGTATAACTACAGGCAAGATTTATAAAAACATTATAGAGCGTGAGCGACGGGGCGATTATCTTGGCGCTACTGTGCAGGTAATACCTCACGTTACCGATGAAATAAAAAGCTTTGTTGTGCAAGATAATTCCCTATATGATTTTATTATATGTGAAATCGGTGGTACTGTTGGTGATATAGAGGCTATGCCTTTTTTAGAGGCTATTCGCCAACTGCATAATGAGTTAGATCGCTATGATTCCATATTTATTCATCTAACCTTGGTGCCTTATATTCCGGCGGCTGGCGAGCTAAAAACCAAACCTACTCAACATTCGGTAAAAGAGTTGCAGTCTTTGGGTATTGCACCAGATATTTTATTGGTGCGTTGTGACAGAGCCTTGCCAGAGGCAGAGCGCAAAAAGCTGTCTTTATTTTGCAATGTTAGGCCAAGTGCTGTTATTCAGGCGCTAGATGTAGATTCTATTTATGATGTGCCGCTATTTTATCATGAGCAAGGCTTTGACGCCGAGGTTCTTCGTTCTTTTCATTTAGAAACAGCAAAGCAGCCAGACTTAACTATCTGGCAAAATATTTCGCAAAAAATCCATAATCCTAGGCAAGAAGTAAATATCGCAATAGTTGGCAAATATGTCGCGTTAAAAGACGCGTATAAATCTCTAATTGAGGCATTATCGCATGGCGGGCTAGCAAATTATGCCAAGGTTAATATTCAGTGGATGGCAGCAGAGAATTTTGAAAAGGGTAATCCGGCAGAGTTTTTAAAGAATTCTCATGCTGTGTTAATTCCTGGTGCATTTGGGATGCGAGGGGCCGAAGGTAAAATTGAGGCAATAAGATATGCGCGTGAGCATAATCTGCCTTTTTTTGGTATATGTTTTGGCATGCAGTTGGCTTGTATCGAGGTGGCTAGAAATATGCTTGGTCTTAAAAATGCCTCTTCTACAGAATTTGGCTTGTGTGATGAACCGGTTATTGGCCTAATGACCGAATGGCTTAAGGGCGAAGCGCTAGAAAAGAGAACAGCCCTGGGTGATTTGGGGGGTACTATGCGGTTGGGCGCTTATGAAACAAAGTTGCGGCCGGGCAGTCATGCAGCAAGTATTTATGGTTCTGAGATTGTGAGTGAACGGCATAGACATAGGTTTGAGGTTAATATGGACTATCGCGATAGGCTAGAAGCGGTAGGTTTGTTGTTTTCTGGGCTTTCACCAGACGGGCTTCTGCCGGAAATAGTTGAGTTCAAGGATCATCCATGGTTTATTGGTGTTCAATATCACCCAGAGCTAAAATCAAGGCCGTTTGAGCCGCATCCTCTTTTTGTTTCTTTTATAGAAGCTGGTTTAAAATATAAGGCTCGTTTAGGTGAATAA